The sequence GCGGCGATGAACGGCTTGTCAAGGATCAGTATTTGGCATATTTACAACGTGCCATTTTGACTCTTTGGGGGAACCACACATCTGTCATCTTCGAGGCTGCTAACAGATCCTGGGAAGCTGCTCGCCGATCTGCATGGGCACCACGCGGTTGGCGCCGATGGCGGTATGAGCGACCACCATGGCTGGATGTTGTGCCGTGACGCGCCCGATCATGGCAGCATCGCGCGCTTTGGGATGGCGACGCATCGCAGCCAGCACGGCGTCGGCGGCATCGGCGGCGACAAACACCACGACCTTGCCTTCGTTGGCTACATAAAGAGGATCCATGCCCAGCAGGTCGCACGCCGCCTGGACTTCCGGGCGCACCGGGAGCAACGGCTCTTCAATTACCATCCCGGTACGCGATGATGCGGCAATTTCGTTCAGCGTGGAGGCCAGCCCGCCGCGCGTGGGATCGCGCATGGCGTGGACCGCGCTTCCGCCGCAGGCGAGAATATCGGCGACCAGGTCATTGAGCGCCGCGCAATCGCTCTGGATCACGGTTTCAAACTCCAGACCTTCCCGCACGCTCATGATGGCCATGCCGTGATCGCCAATCATGCCGCTGACCAGGATGGCATCGTTCGGCCGCACCAGTGATGGCGAAACCTGCGCGCTCTCCATCAGCGCGCCAATGCCGGCGGTGTTGATGTAGCAGCCGTCGCCGTGGCCCTTTTCCACCACTTTGGTGTCACCGGTCACAATCTGGATGCCGGCCATCGCCGCTGCGGCGGCCATGCGGGCGACAATCTGCGCCAGATCAGACAGGGGAAATCCTTCTTCCAGGATGAAGCCGGCGCTGAGAAACAGAGGCCGTGCTCCGCTGACGGCCAGATCGTTCACCGTGCCGTTGACCGCCAGATCGCCAATGCTGCCGCCGGGAAAAAACAGCGGCCGGACCACAAAGGAGTCCGTGGAAAACACCAGCCGGTTCGGCGCAAAGTCCACCACGGAAGCATCGCCCAGGCTGGCCAGCGCGTCATTGCGAAACGCGGGCAGGAACAAATGTTCCACCAGTTCGGCGGAGAGCTTACCGCCGCCGCCATGACCAATGACAATGTTGGGATAGTCGCGCAAGGGCAGCGGGCATGACCAATTGGAAAAATCCGGCGGCTCAGGCATTGGTCAGTTCCTCGGCGGAGATGAAGCGCCCGTAATTGTAGTAAGCCGCGCACGCGCCTTCGCTGGACACCATGGTGGCGCCCAGCGGATGCCGTGGCGTGCACTCTTTGCCAAAGGCCGCGCACTGCGTGGGCTTGATGGCGCCGCGCAACACGTCTCCGCTGCGGCACAGGGGCGATTCTTGGGTGTGAATGCCTGTCACCCGGAATTTATGTTCCGCATCGTAGTCAAGGTAGGCTTCGCGCAATCGCCACCCGCTGCGGGGGATCACGCCCATCCCGCGCCAGGCGCGGTCGGTTTCTTCAAAAACTTCCGCCAGCAATTTCTGCGCGGCCTGGTTTCCTTCGCGGGTGACCACGCGTTCGTAGGCGTTTTCTACTTGCGCCTGGCCGGCTTCCAGCTGGCGCACCGCGCGGCGGATGCCGTCAAGCAAGTCCAGCGGCTCAAAGCCCGTGACCACAATGGGCACATGATATTTTTCCGCCAGCTCAGGATATTGCCAGTAACCCATCACGCTGCAAACGTGGCCCGCGGCCAGGAAGGCCTGCACCTGGTTGGACGGCGACTGCATGATGGCGGCAATCGCGGGCGGCACCAGAACGTGCGAAACCAGCACGGAGAAGTTGCGGATTCCCTGTTGTTTGGCGAAGTGCGCCGCCATGGCGTTGGCCGGCGCGGTGGTCTCAAACCCGACGCCAAAGAAGACGACTTCTTTCCCCGGATTCTGGCGGGCGATCTG comes from Terriglobia bacterium and encodes:
- the hypE gene encoding hydrogenase expression/formation protein HypE; translation: MPEPPDFSNWSCPLPLRDYPNIVIGHGGGGKLSAELVEHLFLPAFRNDALASLGDASVVDFAPNRLVFSTDSFVVRPLFFPGGSIGDLAVNGTVNDLAVSGARPLFLSAGFILEEGFPLSDLAQIVARMAAAAAMAGIQIVTGDTKVVEKGHGDGCYINTAGIGALMESAQVSPSLVRPNDAILVSGMIGDHGMAIMSVREGLEFETVIQSDCAALNDLVADILACGGSAVHAMRDPTRGGLASTLNEIAASSRTGMVIEEPLLPVRPEVQAACDLLGMDPLYVANEGKVVVFVAADAADAVLAAMRRHPKARDAAMIGRVTAQHPAMVVAHTAIGANRVVPMQIGEQLPRIC
- the hypD gene encoding hydrogenase formation protein HypD, whose product is MKYLTEFRNGELARKLSAEIQQTVTRPWKIMEVCGGQTHSIIRNGIDQLLPKELEMVHGPGCPVCVTPLEMIDRALAIASLHNVIFCSFGDMLRVPGSSRDLFRVKGEGGDVRIVYSPLDAVQIARQNPGKEVVFFGVGFETTAPANAMAAHFAKQQGIRNFSVLVSHVLVPPAIAAIMQSPSNQVQAFLAAGHVCSVMGYWQYPELAEKYHVPIVVTGFEPLDLLDGIRRAVRQLEAGQAQVENAYERVVTREGNQAAQKLLAEVFEETDRAWRGMGVIPRSGWRLREAYLDYDAEHKFRVTGIHTQESPLCRSGDVLRGAIKPTQCAAFGKECTPRHPLGATMVSSEGACAAYYNYGRFISAEELTNA